CAGCGGTATGTATGAAGTTCCTACAATGATCAGCCCGCCGATAAGCGGAATACCGAGGAAAATTTCCAGACCCCCAGTAACCCATTTTAGCGTTCTAGAGTTAGACATAGAATACTCCCTTTCTATAGCAATTTGTTCTTACAAGCCGAATATATCAGAACACCTCGCCAATTTCCACCATTTTATTTATATTTAGGAATAGGAATAAAGATGAATTTGTTCAAAACCATAATAAAATGCAAAAAGCCCCTGACCGAATGGCCAAGGGCATATAATGCAAATATTAACGCTTCGAGAATTGTGGCGCGCGACGAGCGGCTTTGAGACCGTATTTCTTACGTTCTTAAATTTTGCATTCGGATTGGTTCGGTTTTTAGCGGTATATAAAGGAAGAAACTTTTTCAATTCCGATTATTCAAGGCGCGTTCTGATACAAATATGGTCAAAATATGGTCACGGAGGATCATGAAATGAACATAGAAAAAATGATGCTTCAACAGTTCATTGATGCTTTTTTTGAACAACCTAATTCAACTTGGTATGAGCGCCCGATCTTGACATTAAGACAGTCGATTCAAAAAGCCGATTGGTATCCCGTTGCTATCCCAGGGGCTATTGCCGTATACCGTTATTCAGGATTTACAAATATCGATGATGGGTATGCCGGAGAACCTCCAGTTCTTCTGATCAATCGGCAGAAAGATTGTATAAGCCAAACTTAATGATACGTATTATTTATACGTTGACACGTACTAATTATACGTGTATAATAAAGATATAAGGAGGGCGGCAATGAAAGCATATAATTCAAGAAAAATCATAAAACTTCTTGAAGAGGACGGATGGTTTTTAATTGGAGTTCATGGTAGTCATCATTACTTCAAACATCCGACTAAAACCGGAAAAGTTACGGTACCGCATCCTAAGAAAAGCTTTCCTCCCAAGACACTAGTAAGTATCCTTAAATCAGCAGGGTTGTAGGGCCTCACGGCCCTCCCCTCCCAAGGAGGTAATAATATAAATGAGTAAGAAAGACGTATACCGCTTTTGGGCATTACTTGACACATCTGAGGAAGGAATATCAGTTCGCTTCCTCGATCTTCCTGGGTGTCTAACTTCTGGAGACACTGCA
The window above is part of the Paenibacillus lutimineralis genome. Proteins encoded here:
- a CDS encoding type II toxin-antitoxin system HicA family toxin gives rise to the protein MKAYNSRKIIKLLEEDGWFLIGVHGSHHYFKHPTKTGKVTVPHPKKSFPPKTLVSILKSAGL